One genomic segment of Brevibacillus laterosporus LMG 15441 includes these proteins:
- a CDS encoding HD-GYP domain-containing protein yields the protein MRLLSITRCETGMKLARSIYNSNGTILVGNGVTLTQRMIARLAVMNIHSIYIEDEDTADILIDDIISDETRREAMGFIHKSFETFREDPKKFRQVFAAEKMGLRVRGVLMNLIHELKNNHSAMNLLGTVCGIDSYVFVHSFNVTIYTVSVGLKMGLNDKEIADLAIGAILHDVGKMMIPPEILNKPGRLTDEEYEIVKQHTVIGFELLRKQIGVPLLAAHCAFQHHERIDGSGYPRQLKEAEIHPYAKILAVCDVFDALTSHRVYRKPMLPHDATELLFAGSGTQFCNNVLEQFRNAISIYPVGLGVTLSSGISGVIIKNNPGFPSRPVVRILENEAHEKVKPFEIDLTTELSLVISDCEPLS from the coding sequence ATGCGATTATTGTCCATCACCCGCTGTGAAACGGGCATGAAGCTTGCACGAAGTATCTACAATAGTAATGGTACAATCTTAGTGGGAAACGGCGTTACACTCACTCAGAGAATGATCGCACGTTTAGCAGTAATGAATATTCATTCCATTTATATTGAGGATGAGGATACCGCTGATATTCTTATAGATGATATTATATCCGATGAGACGCGACGGGAAGCGATGGGATTTATCCACAAGTCGTTTGAAACCTTTCGTGAAGATCCTAAAAAATTTAGACAAGTGTTTGCGGCAGAAAAAATGGGACTGCGTGTTCGAGGCGTGCTCATGAATCTTATTCATGAATTAAAAAACAATCATTCAGCAATGAATTTACTAGGAACGGTGTGTGGTATCGATTCCTACGTGTTTGTCCATTCCTTTAACGTAACAATTTATACTGTATCAGTCGGATTAAAAATGGGGTTAAATGATAAGGAAATTGCTGATTTAGCCATAGGGGCTATTTTACATGATGTAGGTAAAATGATGATACCGCCTGAAATATTGAATAAGCCGGGGCGTTTGACTGATGAGGAGTATGAAATTGTCAAGCAGCATACCGTAATCGGATTTGAATTATTACGAAAACAAATAGGAGTTCCGTTACTAGCTGCACATTGCGCATTTCAGCATCATGAAAGAATTGACGGGAGTGGCTACCCCCGTCAATTAAAAGAAGCGGAAATTCATCCATATGCGAAAATTTTAGCCGTATGTGATGTGTTTGATGCTTTAACAAGTCATCGGGTTTATCGTAAGCCGATGCTACCGCATGATGCTACGGAGCTTTTGTTTGCAGGATCGGGTACGCAATTTTGTAATAATGTTTTGGAACAATTTCGAAATGCGATCTCTATTTATCCAGTTGGTCTAGGGGTCACCTTAAGCTCTGGTATCTCCGGCGTTATTATTAAAAATAATCCGGGATTTCCCTCCAGACCGGTTGTACGAATTTTAGAAAATGAGGCTCATGAAAAGGTAAAGCCATTTGAAATTGATCTAACTACCGAGTTAAGTTTAGTTATTTCTGATTGTGAGCCGCTTAGCTAA